From one Paenibacillus sp. FSL K6-1330 genomic stretch:
- a CDS encoding ribonuclease H family protein: protein MAKQKYYVVWVGKVPGIYTSWGECQQQVNQFTGAKFKAFESRSEAEQAYAAGYKNYWGQQSGSKPGSSGSKSYKRISASAAEEPGEIDYDSISVDVGTRGNPGPVEYKGVDTQTGDILFSCGPISKGTNNLGEFLAIVHALAYLKKMGSTKTVYSDSMNALKWLKQKKVATTLPRDASTQEIWDLVDRAEHWLRTNTYENKVLKWQTKSWGEIKADYGRK from the coding sequence ATGGCGAAGCAAAAATATTATGTAGTCTGGGTAGGTAAAGTGCCCGGAATTTATACAAGCTGGGGCGAATGCCAACAGCAGGTCAATCAGTTTACAGGTGCGAAGTTCAAGGCGTTCGAATCCCGAAGCGAAGCGGAACAGGCTTATGCGGCAGGTTATAAAAATTACTGGGGGCAGCAGTCCGGAAGCAAGCCCGGCAGCTCAGGCTCCAAGAGCTACAAGCGCATCAGCGCATCAGCCGCTGAAGAACCGGGCGAGATCGATTATGACAGCATCTCCGTAGATGTGGGGACGCGAGGAAACCCTGGACCTGTCGAGTATAAAGGCGTGGATACGCAGACGGGAGATATTCTGTTCTCGTGCGGACCGATTTCGAAGGGAACGAACAATCTCGGAGAGTTTCTGGCCATCGTCCACGCGCTGGCTTACCTGAAGAAAATGGGCAGCACCAAAACGGTGTACAGTGATTCCATGAATGCACTCAAATGGCTGAAGCAGAAGAAGGTGGCCACCACGCTTCCGCGCGACGCGTCAACCCAAGAGATCTGGGATCTGGTGGACCGGGCCGAGCACTGGCTTCGAACCAATACATATGAGAACAAGGTGCTGAAATGGCAAACGAAGAGCTGGGGAGAGATTAAGGCCGATTACGGGCGCAAATAA
- a CDS encoding YafY family protein: MKLERLISMIYMLLNNEILSASALAEKYNVSQRTIYRDIDAICAAGIPVVSYQGVNGGYGIMEQYKMDKSLLGSYDVSALITILHSMSTVFEDERAMDTIQRLQTIDRSGNSASQGLSMDIGSWRSYNESLRLLRRAITDKHVISFQYISAKNERIRRKVEPLRLMYKFGSWYLYGFCRTRADYREFRISRMSELSPSAEPFQHQHSEEHTHGPHLQEQNPFHRGEQHSWKPSSDAIEVILHVSPRALAKAMDQFYDVQREFHDDGSLRLTFKVEHPDSWWFWSTLLSFGEDIEIIEPADLRTRMQSKLEKMLKVYA, from the coding sequence ATGAAACTGGAGCGGCTCATATCCATGATTTACATGCTGCTGAACAACGAGATCCTGTCCGCGTCTGCCCTGGCAGAGAAATATAACGTGTCCCAAAGAACCATATACCGCGACATCGATGCGATCTGCGCAGCCGGCATTCCGGTTGTATCGTATCAAGGGGTGAACGGCGGGTATGGCATTATGGAGCAATACAAGATGGACAAAAGCTTGCTCGGCTCTTACGATGTCAGCGCCCTGATCACCATCCTGCACAGCATGTCAACGGTGTTTGAGGATGAACGGGCCATGGATACCATTCAGCGTCTGCAAACCATAGACCGTTCCGGCAATTCCGCATCGCAGGGATTGTCCATGGATATCGGGAGCTGGCGCTCTTACAACGAAAGCCTCCGTCTCCTTCGCCGCGCCATTACCGACAAGCATGTGATCTCCTTTCAATACATAAGCGCCAAGAATGAACGCATTCGCCGTAAAGTCGAACCTCTGCGACTCATGTATAAATTCGGATCCTGGTATTTGTACGGCTTCTGCAGAACCAGAGCCGATTACCGCGAATTCCGGATTTCGAGAATGTCGGAGCTGTCCCCATCCGCCGAGCCCTTTCAACATCAGCATTCAGAGGAGCACACGCACGGGCCCCATCTTCAAGAGCAGAATCCGTTCCACCGAGGGGAGCAGCACAGCTGGAAACCTTCATCCGATGCGATAGAAGTTATCCTTCACGTATCCCCCCGGGCCTTGGCCAAAGCAATGGATCAATTCTATGATGTGCAGCGGGAATTTCATGATGACGGCTCGCTCCGTCTCACGTTCAAGGTCGAACATCCGGATTCCTGGTGGTTCTGGTCTACCCTGCTGAGCTTTGGCGAGGATATCGAGATCATTGAGCCCGCTGACTTAAGGACGCGCATGCAATCCAAATTAGAAAAAATGCTGAAGGTTTACGCATAA
- a CDS encoding DinB family protein has protein sequence MNYPVKMYEYHVWANQAIFNRLLELPGELYNRKITSIFPTVSEALIHIYTADLGWMNILSGMDMNHALTEAFQLRDELESISLEDLNLRFIELSERFTAFLSHNPDLERIIRLDNPYAGIRDTRLSEIMLHVVNHGTYHRGNIAAMMRQLGSSSAMTDYAFFWYQSEQELVLT, from the coding sequence ATGAACTATCCTGTCAAAATGTATGAGTACCATGTATGGGCCAACCAAGCGATATTCAACCGCCTGCTGGAACTGCCGGGCGAATTGTACAATCGGAAAATAACGAGCATTTTCCCAACCGTATCCGAAGCGTTGATTCACATCTACACGGCGGATCTCGGATGGATGAACATTTTATCCGGAATGGACATGAACCATGCTTTAACGGAGGCCTTCCAGCTCCGAGACGAGCTTGAGTCCATTTCACTGGAGGACCTAAACCTCCGGTTTATCGAGCTGTCAGAGCGATTCACGGCTTTTCTCAGCCATAATCCTGACCTGGAACGGATCATCCGATTGGATAATCCTTATGCCGGGATCCGGGATACCCGCCTGTCCGAGATTATGCTTCATGTCGTGAACCACGGCACGTACCATCGTGGAAATATTGCCGCCATGATGCGCCAGCTCGGAAGCTCCTCCGCGATGACCGACTACGCTTTTTTTTGGTACCAGAGTGAGCAGGAGTTGGTTCTTACCTGA
- a CDS encoding DUF2179 domain-containing protein, producing the protein MISLTLIGSIIGINVVYVSIFSLRLILMIKGRRGIASLLAMLEVFVYLLGLNLVLQNLDNPFNMAAYCLGFGLGVYAGSRIEEYLALGYIVVQVIVNSVETNLAMNLREKGYGVTAWEADGKDGKRLVLQVLVKRKNERRLMESLSKMSPQAFIISHEPKSFKGGFWVRLTEGRKLKL; encoded by the coding sequence ATGATCTCGCTGACACTTATCGGTTCCATCATCGGCATCAACGTAGTCTATGTCTCGATCTTTTCGCTGCGGCTGATTCTGATGATCAAAGGCAGAAGGGGGATCGCCTCCCTTCTGGCCATGCTGGAGGTATTCGTCTACCTGCTCGGCCTCAATCTCGTCCTGCAAAATCTGGACAATCCTTTTAATATGGCGGCCTATTGCCTGGGCTTCGGCCTTGGCGTATATGCCGGCAGTCGGATCGAGGAATATTTGGCACTCGGATACATCGTGGTACAGGTTATCGTTAATTCCGTTGAGACGAACCTGGCGATGAACCTGCGGGAGAAAGGATATGGCGTGACCGCCTGGGAAGCGGACGGCAAGGATGGCAAACGGCTCGTGCTTCAAGTGCTCGTGAAACGGAAGAACGAGCGGCGGTTGATGGAGTCACTATCCAAAATGTCGCCGCAGGCGTTCATTATCTCCCATGAACCGAAAAGTTTCAAAGGCGGCTTCTGGGTACGATTGACGGAAGGACGCAAATTGAAATTGTAG
- the thpD gene encoding ectoine hydroxylase yields the protein MSNNHVSALQEKELDVYPSRVHAEPRILKRQDPVVHSEWSPDAALTQEQSDFYERNGYLFLEDFFGREELSKYQAEARSLQVTARESDKDEVIREPGGNEVRSVFAVHESHEVFKKLSQHPRLLAIMEYLLGGETYIHQSRINYKPGFTGKEFYWHSDFETWHVEDGMPRMRALSCSIALEDNYPYNGPLMVVPGSHKEFVACIGQTPEDHFKDSLRKQEYGVPDHDSLTSMVKKGGIDTPVGKAGSIVIFDCNIMHGSNSNITPMPRSNIFMVYNSVENKVKQPYSGQKPRPEYIATRDSQ from the coding sequence ATGAGTAATAATCATGTGTCGGCCCTTCAGGAAAAAGAACTGGACGTTTATCCTTCAAGAGTGCATGCGGAGCCCCGAATCCTAAAGAGACAGGATCCTGTCGTTCATTCCGAATGGAGTCCGGATGCAGCGTTAACGCAGGAGCAATCCGACTTCTATGAGCGCAACGGATATTTATTCCTGGAAGACTTTTTTGGTCGAGAGGAGCTGTCGAAATATCAGGCGGAAGCCCGCAGTTTGCAGGTAACGGCAAGAGAATCGGACAAGGATGAAGTGATCCGGGAGCCGGGCGGGAATGAAGTGCGGTCGGTATTCGCGGTGCATGAGAGCCATGAAGTGTTCAAGAAGCTATCCCAGCATCCGAGACTCCTGGCGATTATGGAATACCTCTTGGGAGGCGAGACGTATATCCATCAATCCCGAATTAATTACAAGCCGGGCTTTACGGGCAAGGAGTTCTATTGGCACTCCGATTTCGAAACGTGGCATGTCGAGGATGGCATGCCACGCATGAGAGCGTTGAGCTGCTCCATTGCCCTGGAGGATAACTACCCTTATAACGGACCGCTTATGGTTGTGCCGGGGTCGCATAAGGAATTCGTGGCCTGCATCGGCCAAACGCCGGAGGATCACTTCAAGGATTCCCTGCGTAAGCAGGAGTACGGTGTTCCGGATCATGACAGCCTGACAAGCATGGTGAAGAAAGGCGGTATCGACACGCCGGTTGGCAAAGCGGGCTCAATCGTGATTTTTGACTGCAACATTATGCACGGTTCGAACAGTAACATTACGCCGATGCCGCGCAGCAATATTTTCATGGTTTATAACAGCGTGGAGAACAAGGTCAAGCAGCCGTATTCGGGCCAGAAGCCAAGACCGGAGTATATCGCCACTCGTGATTCTCAATGA
- a CDS encoding ectoine synthase translates to MIVKHLEEIVDTKDDIDTKTWNSRRLLLTKDGMGFSLNDTLIKAGTETLIWYKNHVEAVYCIEGEGEIEVIGGETYPISPGMMYALDGHEKHYLRARSQMRMVCVFNPPLTGAEVHDEEGTYPLLAPISD, encoded by the coding sequence ATGATTGTTAAACATTTGGAAGAGATCGTGGATACCAAGGACGATATCGATACCAAGACATGGAATTCGAGAAGGCTGCTGCTCACCAAGGACGGCATGGGTTTCTCTCTCAATGATACCCTCATCAAGGCCGGAACGGAGACGCTGATCTGGTACAAAAACCACGTCGAAGCCGTGTATTGCATCGAAGGGGAGGGGGAGATCGAGGTTATCGGGGGTGAAACCTACCCGATATCCCCAGGGATGATGTACGCGCTGGACGGTCATGAGAAGCATTATTTGAGAGCCCGTTCGCAGATGCGGATGGTCTGCGTATTCAATCCGCCGCTTACCGGTGCTGAAGTTCACGATGAGGAAGGAACCTACCCGCTGCTCGCCCCAATTTCAGATTAA
- the ectB gene encoding diaminobutyrate--2-oxoglutarate transaminase yields MDNQVMEKPKLTVFNKLESEVRSYCRSFQTVFDKARNAKLWDTQGNEYIDFFAGAGALNYGHNNEKIREKLVDYILRDGVTHSLDMATDAKETFLTRFQEVILKPRGWDHKVMFPGPTGTNAVEAALKIARKVTGRSTVLCFTNAFHGMSLGSLAVTGNSFKRQGAGVDLSHSVFMPYDGYFGDDVDTMAYMEKLLDDPGSGIPLPAAVIVEAVQGEGGLNAASREWLQKLTRICKDKGMLLILDDIQMGCGRTGPFFSFDDADIEPDIVCLSKSIGGFGLPMAITLIKPEIDIWEPGEHNGTFRGNNLGFVAAAEALNYWKTKDFQLDIGIRENRIRQSLEGVVKDYPKLVGDIRGRGMIQGVAFDKPELASRLSEIAFEQGLIMETSGPHSEVAKLMPPLTIEMNTLTQGLGIFENSMKQLAAEERLS; encoded by the coding sequence ATGGACAACCAAGTCATGGAGAAACCGAAGCTTACTGTGTTTAACAAGCTGGAATCGGAAGTAAGAAGTTATTGCCGGAGCTTTCAGACCGTTTTCGACAAGGCACGGAATGCGAAGCTGTGGGATACGCAGGGCAATGAATACATTGATTTTTTTGCGGGAGCCGGTGCTTTAAATTACGGACATAACAATGAGAAGATTCGCGAGAAACTGGTCGACTACATTCTGAGGGACGGCGTCACGCATAGTCTGGATATGGCTACGGATGCAAAGGAAACGTTTCTGACCCGATTTCAGGAAGTCATCCTGAAGCCGCGCGGGTGGGATCACAAAGTGATGTTTCCCGGTCCGACCGGAACGAATGCCGTAGAGGCAGCGCTCAAAATCGCCCGCAAAGTGACGGGGCGCAGCACCGTTCTATGCTTCACGAATGCCTTTCATGGCATGTCGCTGGGATCGCTGGCGGTTACCGGCAATTCCTTCAAACGCCAAGGCGCAGGCGTGGATCTGAGCCATTCGGTATTTATGCCTTATGACGGTTACTTTGGCGATGACGTGGATACGATGGCATATATGGAGAAGCTTCTGGATGATCCGGGAAGCGGCATTCCGCTTCCGGCTGCGGTGATCGTCGAGGCGGTGCAGGGGGAAGGCGGATTAAACGCCGCCAGCCGGGAATGGCTGCAAAAGCTGACACGCATCTGTAAGGATAAGGGGATGCTGCTTATTTTGGATGATATCCAGATGGGCTGCGGCAGAACCGGGCCGTTCTTTAGTTTTGATGATGCCGACATTGAGCCGGATATCGTATGTCTCTCGAAATCGATTGGCGGCTTTGGCTTGCCGATGGCGATTACGCTGATCAAGCCGGAGATCGATATATGGGAGCCGGGGGAGCACAACGGTACCTTCCGGGGCAATAATCTCGGATTCGTGGCCGCGGCCGAAGCGCTGAATTATTGGAAAACGAAAGATTTTCAGCTCGATATCGGCATTAGGGAGAATCGGATTCGCCAATCATTGGAAGGCGTTGTGAAGGATTACCCTAAGCTCGTCGGCGATATTCGCGGCAGAGGCATGATTCAGGGGGTTGCTTTTGATAAGCCGGAACTTGCAAGCAGACTGTCCGAGATCGCTTTCGAGCAAGGATTGATTATGGAAACGTCGGGTCCGCACAGCGAAGTGGCAAAGCTGATGCCGCCGCTGACGATTGAAATGAACACATTGACACAGGGATTGGGGATATTTGAGAACAGTATGAAACAATTAGCTGCAGAGGAGAGGTTGTCATGA
- the ectA gene encoding diaminobutyrate acetyltransferase, translated as MAVDTETEIVYRRPEARDGTRVWELIRDTGSLDLNSPYCYMLLGDYFHDTCMIAEHEGDIIGFISAFRSPRNPETLFVWQVAVANSHRRQGIAKAMLTGLMNQKACHGVRYIEATVSPSNMASRRLFLGYAEEKSIPSTVTVGYGAEMFPDGTSHEDEPLFVIGPFFNDI; from the coding sequence ATGGCTGTGGATACCGAAACCGAAATTGTTTACCGAAGACCGGAAGCACGGGATGGCACCCGGGTGTGGGAGCTCATACGCGACACCGGATCGCTTGATCTGAACTCCCCTTATTGTTACATGCTGCTTGGAGATTACTTCCATGATACCTGCATGATCGCCGAGCATGAAGGAGATATCATCGGTTTTATTTCCGCCTTCCGTTCTCCTCGTAATCCGGAGACGCTGTTCGTATGGCAAGTGGCCGTTGCTAATTCGCATCGGAGGCAAGGCATTGCCAAGGCGATGCTGACAGGTCTCATGAATCAGAAGGCATGCCATGGTGTCCGTTATATTGAAGCTACGGTATCGCCGAGCAACATGGCGTCCCGTCGTTTGTTTCTCGGTTATGCCGAGGAGAAATCCATTCCCAGCACCGTAACCGTAGGTTATGGAGCAGAGATGTTCCCTGATGGGACATCTCATGAAGATGAGCCGTTATTCGTGATTGGCCCCTTTTTCAATGACATTTAA
- the ehuA gene encoding ectoine/hydroxyectoine ABC transporter ATP-binding protein EhuA, whose product MNAVVIDEQAEASKVPQQGNNPATGTKPIVKYTGVTKSFGDLQVLKGIDLEMQPGEKVAVIGPSGSGKTTMGRMLMTLEEPTEGTIEVDGELLWHMEEKGKLVRASEKHLHRMRCNVGMIFQHFNLFPHMNVLRNVTEAPRKVLGLSKEEAEERAVSMLSKVGLADKLKMYPSNLSGGQKQRVAIARALVMRPKVMVFDEVTSALDPELVGEVLEVIREIADEGEMAMMLITHEMDFAKEIADRVIFGADGRIVEQGTPEEIFDNPQSERLQSFLQRFRSNGN is encoded by the coding sequence TTGAATGCCGTTGTGATCGATGAGCAAGCGGAAGCTTCGAAGGTACCGCAGCAGGGGAACAATCCCGCTACGGGTACCAAGCCGATTGTGAAATATACGGGCGTGACCAAGTCGTTTGGTGATCTCCAGGTGCTTAAAGGCATCGATCTGGAGATGCAGCCTGGAGAAAAGGTGGCTGTGATCGGTCCAAGCGGATCGGGCAAAACGACAATGGGCCGGATGCTGATGACGCTGGAAGAACCCACCGAAGGAACCATCGAGGTTGATGGCGAGCTGCTCTGGCATATGGAAGAGAAAGGGAAGCTGGTTCGGGCCAGCGAAAAGCATTTGCACCGGATGCGATGCAACGTCGGCATGATCTTCCAGCATTTTAATCTGTTCCCGCACATGAATGTACTTCGCAATGTGACGGAGGCCCCGCGTAAGGTGCTGGGTTTATCCAAGGAAGAGGCGGAGGAGCGGGCCGTCTCCATGCTAAGCAAGGTCGGTTTGGCCGACAAGCTGAAGATGTATCCGTCCAATCTGTCCGGGGGGCAGAAGCAGCGGGTTGCCATCGCCAGAGCGCTGGTCATGCGGCCGAAGGTAATGGTGTTTGACGAGGTCACCTCGGCTCTTGATCCGGAGCTGGTCGGCGAGGTGCTGGAGGTCATTCGGGAAATCGCGGATGAAGGCGAAATGGCCATGATGCTGATTACGCATGAGATGGATTTTGCGAAGGAAATCGCGGATCGGGTCATATTCGGAGCCGATGGAAGGATCGTTGAGCAGGGCACGCCGGAGGAGATATTCGATAATCCCCAGAGCGAGCGACTGCAGAGCTTCCTGCAGCGATTCCGTTCCAACGGAAATTAG
- the ehuD gene encoding ectoine/hydroxyectoine ABC transporter permease subunit EhuD → MWDWNYVWDILPQLLSALKMTVWVTICAFVVALIIGLLLAFATRSRFKLLSLITKGIIEFIRNTPLLVQVFFLYYSLPLLTGISIPAFYAGVIGLGLHYSTYLSEVYRSGIEGVPKGQWEAATALNYTKAKTWRSIILPQAVPPIIPVLGNYLIVMFKETPILCAITLVEMMLTAKNIVSQSFRAFEPYTLVGILFLIISYIASLLVQRLEKRLNLQRGK, encoded by the coding sequence ATGTGGGACTGGAACTATGTGTGGGATATCCTGCCGCAGCTCTTGAGTGCGTTAAAGATGACGGTATGGGTGACGATCTGCGCTTTCGTGGTGGCATTAATCATCGGATTGCTGCTTGCCTTTGCGACGCGGAGCCGATTTAAGCTGTTGTCGCTTATAACCAAAGGAATCATTGAATTTATTCGCAATACACCGCTGCTGGTTCAGGTCTTCTTCCTGTATTACAGTCTGCCGCTCCTAACGGGAATTTCCATTCCGGCCTTCTATGCCGGGGTCATCGGTCTCGGGCTGCATTACAGCACCTATCTGTCCGAGGTGTACCGTTCCGGAATCGAGGGAGTGCCGAAGGGGCAATGGGAGGCTGCCACAGCACTGAATTACACGAAAGCTAAAACCTGGCGAAGTATTATCCTGCCGCAAGCGGTGCCGCCAATCATTCCGGTACTGGGCAATTATTTAATTGTCATGTTTAAAGAAACGCCGATTCTATGCGCCATCACGCTGGTGGAGATGATGCTGACGGCCAAAAATATCGTGTCGCAGTCGTTCCGTGCATTTGAGCCGTATACGCTGGTCGGGATTCTGTTCCTGATCATCAGTTATATCGCATCTTTGCTTGTGCAAAGGCTGGAAAAACGTTTGAATCTGCAGCGTGGAAAATAA
- the ehuC gene encoding ectoine/hydroxyectoine ABC transporter permease subunit EhuC: MPNSWIDFLPTLLKGAEITIVVAFFSAILAVVMSFAAGLCRLSKLWIIRTLTAVYVEVFRGTSLLVQLFWLYFALPFIGIELPKMLAAILAIGLNFGAYGSEIVRSAVLAVPKGQWEAALALNLKPWQRLLNVILPQASLRMLPPFGNQLVELIKSTSLVYFITMADLTYQAMVLRNNYISWTTEILVLLLLMYFVIATLVSLAVRLLERKWTAGRL; this comes from the coding sequence ATGCCGAATTCGTGGATTGATTTTCTCCCTACGCTGCTAAAAGGGGCGGAGATCACGATTGTGGTAGCTTTCTTTTCAGCCATCCTTGCGGTCGTGATGTCCTTTGCAGCCGGGTTATGCCGACTGTCGAAGCTGTGGATCATTCGCACATTGACAGCCGTGTACGTGGAAGTCTTTCGGGGAACCTCCTTGCTGGTGCAGCTGTTTTGGTTGTATTTCGCTCTTCCGTTCATCGGCATCGAGCTGCCGAAAATGTTGGCGGCCATCCTTGCGATCGGGCTAAACTTCGGCGCATACGGCTCGGAGATCGTCCGAAGCGCTGTGCTGGCCGTTCCGAAAGGACAGTGGGAGGCCGCTTTAGCGCTTAATCTGAAGCCTTGGCAAAGGCTGTTGAATGTGATATTGCCTCAAGCTTCCTTGCGAATGCTTCCCCCTTTCGGGAATCAGCTTGTGGAACTCATCAAATCCACCTCATTGGTTTATTTCATCACCATGGCGGATTTGACGTATCAGGCGATGGTGCTCCGCAACAATTACATCTCCTGGACGACCGAGATTCTGGTACTGCTGCTCCTCATGTATTTTGTCATTGCTACGCTCGTATCGCTGGCAGTTCGACTGCTGGAGCGTAAATGGACAGCGGGGAGGTTATAG
- the ehuB gene encoding ectoine/hydroxyectoine ABC transporter substrate-binding protein EhuB, whose protein sequence is MLSVTMVVLLAACGDKGSTLDRAMEQGYITVGFANEKPYAYKEANGELTGEAVEIARVILERLGIKEMRGELTEFGSLVAGLQAERFDLITAGMFINPDRCSAVLFANPEYSIGEAIAVKQGNPMELGSYEDIANHDQAKVAVMTGAVEIGYMEKSGIPSDRIIQVPDQASAISALQADRVQAITMTGPSLQAMLDSASDDNIERVTDFEQPVIDGESVRGYGATAFRQADTEFQEAYNAELQKMKESGELLEILQKFGFTEEELPGEMTAAALCGE, encoded by the coding sequence ATGTTATCAGTGACTATGGTGGTATTGCTTGCGGCTTGCGGTGACAAAGGGAGTACACTGGATCGCGCCATGGAGCAAGGGTATATCACCGTAGGTTTTGCGAATGAGAAGCCTTATGCCTATAAAGAGGCCAACGGGGAGCTGACGGGAGAAGCCGTTGAGATTGCTCGGGTTATTCTGGAGCGGCTTGGCATCAAGGAAATGAGGGGAGAGCTGACGGAATTCGGTTCACTGGTTGCCGGACTGCAGGCCGAGCGGTTTGATCTAATCACCGCAGGCATGTTCATTAATCCGGACCGCTGCTCCGCCGTATTGTTTGCCAATCCGGAGTACAGCATCGGGGAAGCCATTGCGGTGAAGCAAGGGAATCCGATGGAACTCGGAAGTTATGAGGATATTGCTAATCATGACCAGGCTAAGGTCGCCGTCATGACAGGCGCGGTTGAAATCGGCTATATGGAGAAGTCCGGTATTCCTTCAGACCGGATCATACAGGTCCCCGACCAGGCCTCGGCTATTAGCGCCCTTCAGGCAGACCGGGTACAGGCGATTACCATGACGGGACCCTCTCTGCAGGCGATGCTGGATTCGGCTAGTGATGACAACATCGAACGTGTAACTGATTTCGAGCAGCCGGTCATCGATGGAGAAAGCGTTCGGGGTTATGGAGCTACGGCGTTCCGCCAAGCGGATACCGAGTTCCAGGAGGCTTATAATGCGGAGCTGCAAAAAATGAAGGAATCGGGCGAGCTGCTGGAAATTCTGCAGAAGTTCGGATTCACAGAAGAAGAGCTTCCGGGTGAAATGACGGCTGCTGCGCTTTGCGGGGAATAG
- a CDS encoding SDR family NAD(P)-dependent oxidoreductase: MKFESKVVIVTGGASGIGEAAVRLFVEEGAKVVIADYSDRGQAVSDELRGAGFETLFVKTDVTQEQEVANMVKQTVEHFGRVDVLFANAGIAHDAPADQLSMDNWQKTIDINLTGVFLCDKYVIQQMLSQGTGGAIVNCGSIHSHVGKAGVTAYASAKGGVKLLTQSMGADYAPKGIRVNAVCPGYIDTPLIKGRTEAITEHLVGLHPMGRLGQPEEVAKAVLFLASEDASFITGTSLLVDGGYTAV, from the coding sequence ATGAAATTTGAATCCAAGGTTGTCATTGTGACGGGAGGCGCCAGCGGGATCGGCGAAGCAGCAGTAAGGCTTTTTGTAGAAGAGGGAGCCAAGGTTGTTATTGCAGATTATTCGGACCGGGGACAGGCTGTTTCGGATGAATTAAGAGGCGCAGGCTTTGAAACGCTGTTCGTTAAGACGGATGTGACCCAAGAACAGGAAGTTGCAAATATGGTGAAGCAGACGGTTGAGCATTTTGGCCGTGTCGATGTATTGTTCGCCAATGCAGGCATTGCTCATGATGCCCCTGCTGATCAGTTGTCGATGGACAACTGGCAAAAGACGATTGATATTAATCTTACAGGGGTGTTCCTGTGTGATAAATATGTAATCCAACAGATGTTATCCCAAGGAACCGGAGGGGCGATCGTAAACTGCGGCTCGATCCATAGCCATGTCGGAAAAGCGGGTGTTACCGCTTATGCTTCCGCTAAGGGAGGCGTTAAGCTGTTAACCCAGTCGATGGGCGCGGATTATGCTCCAAAAGGGATCCGGGTCAATGCCGTATGCCCGGGATACATCGATACTCCGCTTATTAAGGGAAGAACGGAAGCGATCACCGAGCACCTGGTCGGCCTTCATCCGATGGGCCGCTTGGGACAGCCGGAAGAAGTAGCCAAAGCCGTGTTGTTCCTTGCCAGTGAAGATGCGTCCTTCATTACAGGCACAAGCTTACTGGTGGATGGCGGATATACAGCCGTATAA
- a CDS encoding flavin reductase family protein: MISIDPNTQSERDTYKLLIGSVVPRPIAFVTTLSEDGVLNAAPFSYFSILSSNPPLLSVSVQRKNGTAKDTARNAMQSGELVIHIVDEDNVEAVNETAANLPPHESELDRAHLTPVVSEVVKVPGVLESKIRMECVLEQVVTLNAADQLPGADLLIARVVRFHVAEELYEQGRIDAAKLKPVSRMAGNIYASLGEMFTIERPV; encoded by the coding sequence GTGATATCCATTGACCCGAATACCCAAAGCGAACGGGACACTTACAAGCTGCTCATCGGGAGCGTTGTTCCGCGACCGATCGCTTTTGTTACGACATTATCGGAGGACGGTGTGCTGAATGCGGCACCATTCAGTTATTTCTCCATTCTGTCCAGCAATCCGCCCCTGCTGTCCGTTTCCGTTCAGCGGAAGAACGGTACGGCTAAGGATACAGCGAGAAATGCCATGCAAAGCGGTGAGCTTGTCATCCACATCGTGGACGAAGACAATGTTGAAGCCGTGAACGAAACGGCGGCGAACCTGCCCCCGCATGAGAGTGAACTTGACAGAGCGCATTTAACCCCGGTCGTTAGCGAGGTCGTTAAAGTTCCCGGCGTTCTGGAGAGCAAGATTCGCATGGAATGCGTGCTGGAGCAGGTCGTCACTTTGAATGCAGCGGATCAGCTGCCTGGTGCCGATCTGCTGATTGCCCGCGTAGTCCGCTTCCATGTTGCGGAGGAACTTTACGAGCAAGGCCGGATTGACGCTGCCAAGTTGAAGCCTGTGAGCCGTATGGCTGGTAATATCTATGCTTCACTGGGAGAGATGTTTACAATCGAGCGGCCTGTATAA